From Primulina tabacum isolate GXHZ01 chromosome 2, ASM2559414v2, whole genome shotgun sequence, one genomic window encodes:
- the LOC142528274 gene encoding FCS-Like Zinc finger 13-like, translating into MIGKNPKPVIGILAGSFVSGNRSGIVDVVASSRGHLEPKAQFPRGLKHFDFGGVGLGIVAALEKSGDRVGETPAYITLFNRKMSRSNPIPVKNPLRVGGYLEDFEMETSEEYTIVTSHGPDNPYTKVYYGGIGHGRKGDERAPFRIQSSEANNRASVFYISPPRLWDVAGAPATDFLSSCNLCKKQLHDKDIYMYRGDKAFCSSECRYSQIVIDERKENCRSESSRPVEVSSAPLSNGHVFTTGILAV; encoded by the exons ATGATCGGTAAAAATCCGAAGCCGGTGATCGGGATACTCGCAGGATCATTTGTTTCAGGCAATAGATCCGGCATAGTCGATGTAGTCGCCAGCTCGAGGGGTCACTTAGAGCCCAAAGCTCAGTTCCCAAGAGGGCTAAAACATTTTGATTTTGGTGGGGTTGGCTTAGGAATAGTGGCGGCACTCGAGAAATCCGGTGATCGCGTGGGTGAAACTCCGGCCTATATAACGTTATTTAACCGAAAGATGAGCCGATCCAACCCAATTCCGGTGAAGAATCCATTGAGAGTTGGGGGATATCTGGAGGACTTTGAGATGGAAACTTCAGAGGAATACACAATTGTGACGTCCCATGGACCAGATAACCCCTACACTAAAGTGTACTATGGTGGGATTGGGCATGGTAGAAAGGGTGACGAAAGAGCCCCTTTCAGAATACAAAGCAGCGAAGCGAACAACCGGGCTAGCGTATTCTACATATCTCCACCGAGATTGTGGGATGTTGCCGGAGCTCCGGCGACCGATTTCCTGAGCTCCTGCAATTTGTGCAAGAAGCAACTCCATGACAAAGACATATACATGTACAG GGGGGACAAAGCATTTTGCAGCTCAGAGTGTCGATACAGCCAAATAGTAATCGACGAGCGCAAAGAGAACTGCAGATCAGAAAGCTCGAGACCCGTCGAGGTTTCCAGCGCGCCTCTTTCAAATGGACATGTTTTCACTACCGGGATCCTAGCAGTTTAG